From one Aptenodytes patagonicus chromosome 16, bAptPat1.pri.cur, whole genome shotgun sequence genomic stretch:
- the RSAD1 gene encoding radical S-adenosyl methionine domain-containing protein 1, mitochondrial, with amino-acid sequence MAARGWRPAAAMAAARPGGGGPGRGPGAGSPSEPAPETVPEPAAPATAALYVHWPYCRKRCSYCNFNKYVVPAVDEVAVRACLVREARTLLRLSQVQSVTSVFFGGGTPSLASPCTIAAVLEAVAGAAHLPAGTEVTLEANPGSAGTPRLAGFRAAGINRLSIGVQSLDDAELRLLGREHTAAEARAAVEAARGLFPGRTSIDLIFGLPGQSRGAWARGLEAALGLCDDHVSLYQLTLEQGTALAAQVWGGALPTPPQDLLADMYQTARAVLVAAGFRHYEVSNFARKGALSTHNLSYWRAEQYIGVGPGAHGRFVPRGEGGRSREARVQTPEPDAWMREVRSRGHGTRRRVVLSPLEQLEEVLALGLRTDEGVTHERWGHFSPHLGLEAAFGAPGEAKDLQQQGWLILDGGGLRCTPEGLALLDALLPGLLCQLQRRRALPAAPDGEPRPAVATGPPKRSPTGDRAGGEAAGRAGLVSGGE; translated from the exons ATGGCGGCGAGGGGgtggcggccggcggcggcgatggctgcggcgcggcccggcgggggcggcccgggacGGGGTCCGGGAGCGGGTTCTCCCTCGGAACCAGCCCCGGAGACGGTCCCGGAACCGGCCGCCCCCGCCACAGCCGCGCTCTACGTGCAC TGGCCCTACTGCCGCAAGCGCTGCTCCTACTGCAACTTCAACAAGTACGTGGTGCCGGCGGTGGACGAGGTGGCCGTGCGCGCCTGCCTGGTGCGGGAGGCACGCACCCTGCTCCGCCTCAGCCAGGTGCAGAG CGTCACCTCTGTATTCTTCGGcgggggcacccccagcctggccAGCCCCTGCACCATCGCGGCGGTGCTGGAGGCCGTCGCAGGGGCTGCCCACCTCCCCGCTGGCACCGAGGTCACGCTGGAGGCCAACCCCGGCTCCGCCGGCACACCGCGCCTCGCCGGCTTCAGGGCGGCTGGCATCAACCGCCTGTCCATCGGCGTCCAG TCGCTGGACGATGCCGAGCTGCGGCTGCTGGGCCGGGAGCACACGGCGGCAGAGGCACGGGCGGCCGTGGAGGCGGCACGGGGGCTCTTCCCCGGCCGAACCTCCATCGACCTCATTTTCGGGCTgccggggcagagccggggcgcCTGGGCCCGGGGGCTGGAGGCGGCTCTGGGGCTCTGCGACGACCACGTCTCCCTGTACCAGCTGACGCTGGAGCAGGGCACGGCGCTGGCGGCGCAGGTCTGGGGGGGGGCCCTGCCCACGCCCCCCCAGGACCTCCTGGCCGACATGTACCAGACCGCCCGCGCCGTGCTGGTGGCCGCCGGCTTCCGGCACTATGAGGTCTCCAATTTTGCAAGGAAG GGCGCCCTCAGCACTCACAACCTCTCGTACTGGCGGGCCGAGCAGTACATCGGCGTGGGGCCAG GGGCACACGGGCGGTTTGTGCCGCGGGGCGAGGGCGGCCGCAGCCGGGAGGCCCGCGTCCAGACGCCGGAGCCCGACGCCTGGATGCGGGAGGTGCGGAGCCGCGGGCACGGCACCAGGAGGCGGGTGGTGCTGAGCCCCCTGGAGCA GCTGGAAGAGGTGCTCGCCCTGGGGCTGCGCACAGACGAGGGCGTCACACACGAG CGCTGGGGGCACTTCTCCCCACACCTCGGCCTGGAGGCCGCGTTCGGGGCGCCGGGGGAGGCGAAGGACCtacagcagcagggctggctgaTCCTGGATGGCGG CGGCCTGCGGTGCACGCCGGAGGGCCTGGCCCTGCTGGACGCCCTGCTGCCCGgcctgctctgccagctgcagcgCCGCCGGGCCCTGCCGGCCGCCCCGGACGGGGAGCCGCGTCCGGCCGTGGCGACGGGACCCCCGAAGAGGAGCCCGACGGGGGACAGGGCCGGTGGCGAGGCCGCGGGGCGCGCCGGGCTCGTAAGCGGCGGAGAATAA
- the MYCBPAP gene encoding MYCBP-associated protein produces MRRRCSGPGPGRREPRAATPPDKEETTCEPSSSTIAEEPEPVSCVLQGDDIQALAIKVEDLEKLHAPHLPHDAGRVPVRRKYLVRKHRPKETKKKSRFLVAYPAFPKAPREPLSFSGPGLFDGCGEILPHHILGSLQEFKMEALARGNTQIVDFTEVSHQDVSAAALKEERGGEKKKVHQTPLAEHKALQNWHRNMAIRKKQEKYLGEILQRPENELLMSVSEDYRQIQEERDLIDRSLPALLPGKGYRRGSEFWSQPERIGDELTGLTMTLTQRERGYPEPVTHVGKPHTVRMETGLKPPKKIPFHLTWDKSLFLKHRLQELKSVLEELDFYKPDLDGLEVIGKGQPFTSVSTEPFPRSTTSEESESLSDSLRDYPDVVPEAVVGPSLDFCGQPARWINCTTPCRDEIGIAARLTFETLAGEKAESSLTVSSDGTAAVWYNWVRLPQQIPSRETKGQRMQCFYFDARPGVILPGETRKFSFLFKSERAGIFSESWEFRTHPLLLGGALLQVTLWGIAVYEDKLADLREKLESDLAAQEGATIVEESLKELLVRIRTPERTPSPVGAYATEEELFHQKNPELHYQHRVVKQLHELWRQHMTVPSAFEEKVPSGQKRTAEDVQYQESTSEALPAQSSTAEVPGWKNTLEEAPSQMTNVEGEELCPSGWNFSFEDFKQAIKSIPREEQREAALTQLNKAALELCVEQRPTQSDLLYQTCLQLWRETIDGLVSHSLKLRSLLGLPEKDAYVDVVPEETAVLQARSDTCLRPVHSLFKRSTLQVEVKQPIKGGKGDRITIRKEERRSFGGKDKEGKKRTTKTAGKEKEERPSSRKLKDEKKLKSSTSSQELKEGAQPVEAVPTDRVEPPQEQVDPILFGTYQEKLYIEVYGLLDSMVSKMVSLFEELKKKDALKWESEALCN; encoded by the exons ATGCGGCGGCGCTGCTCGGGGCCCGGACCGGGCCGGCGGGAGCCCCGAGCCGCCACCCCGCCGG aCAAGGAGGAAACGACGTGTGAACCGTCCTCCTCAACAATTGCAGAAGAGCCTGAGCCCGTTTCGTGTGTCCTGCAAGGAGATGACATCCAGGCGCTTGCAATTAAGGTGGAGGACCTGGAGAAA CTCCATGCTCCACACCTTCCCCATGATGCTGGGAGAGTTCCAGTTAGGAGGAAATACCTTGTTCGAAAACATCGACCCAAAGAGACAAAGAAGAAGTCACGTTTCCTCGTAGCGTATCCTGCTTTCCCAAAGGCACCCAGGGAACCGCTGAGTTTTTCTG gACCAGGACTGTTTGATGGCTGTGGAGAGATTCTCCCCCATCACATTTTGGGAAGTCTCCAGGAGTTCAAGATGGAAGCCTTGGCCAGAGGAAACACTCAG atAGTGGATTTTACTGAGGTTTCTCATCAAGATGTTTCCGCAGCAGCTTTAAAAGAGGAACgtggaggagagaagaaaaaggttcATCAGACCCCACTAGCAGAGCACAAAGCTCTCCAGAACTGGCACCGTAATATGGCAAtcaggaaaaagcaggagaagtATCTAGGAG AAATTCTTCAGAGGCCGGAGAATGAATTGCTGATGAGCGTCTCGGAGGATTACAGGCAAATCCAGGAAGAACGTGACCTCATTGACCGGAgtctccctgccctgcttcctggAAAG GGCTACCGAAGAGGAAGCGAGTTCTGGAGCCAGCCCGAGCGTATTGGAGATGAACTCACTGGTCTGACGATGACACTGACTCAGAGAGAACGTGGCTACCCAGAGCCGGTTACTCACGTGGGGAAACCCCACACTGTCCGGATGGAAACTG GTCTGAAGCCTCCGAAGAAGATCCCTTTCCATCTAACCTGGGATAAGAGTCTTTTCCTGAAGCATCGACTGCAGGAGCTAAAATCTGTCCTAGAGGAGCTAGATTTTTATAAGCCG GATCTGGATGGACTGGAGGTGATCGGTAAAGGGCAGCCTTTCACATCTGTCTCAACAGAGCCTTTTCCACGTTCCACCACTTCTGAAGAGTCTGAGTCCCT cagtgaCTCCTTAAGGGACTACCCTGATGTGGTTCCAGAAGCGGTAGTGGGTCCATCTTTAGATTTCTGTGGCCAGCCTGCTCGTTGGATCAACTGCACCACTCCTTGCAGG gATGAAATCGGCATTGCTGCCCGGCTCACCTTTGAGACTTTGGCTGGTGAGAAAGCTGAAAGCTCCCTGACGGTGAGCAGTGATGGCACAGCTGCCGTCTGGTATAACTGGGTGAGGCTTCCCCAGCAGATTCCCTCCAGAGAAACCAAGGGGCAGAGGATGCAGTGTTTTTACTTTGATGCCAGACCAG GGGTAATTTTGCCCGGGGAAACTaggaagttttcctttcttttcaagtcAGAGAGAGCAGGCATTTTCAGCGAGTCCTGGGAATTTAGGACACATCCTCTGTTATTAGGAGGAGCTCTGCTGCAGGTGACCCTTTGGGGAATTGCTGTGTATGAGGATAAATTGGCTGACCTCAGAGAGAAGCTGGAG AGTGACCTGGCTGCTCAAGAAGGTGCTACTATAGTAGAAGAGAGTCTGAAGGAACTTCTTGTCCGAATTCGGACCCCAGAGCGCACCCCATCTCCTGTGGGTGCCTATGCCACAGAGGAAGAGTTGTTCCACCAGAAGAATCCGGAG TTGCATTATCAGCATCGAGTGGTAAAGCAGCTGCATGAACTATGGAGGCAGCACATGACTGTTCCTTCAGCCTTTGAGGAGAAAGTGCCCTCGGGCCAGAAGAGGACTGCGGAGGACGTGCAGTACCAGGAGAGTACCTCAGAGGctctccctgctcagagcagcacCGCAGAGGTCCCAGGTTGGAAGAACACACTTGAGGAGGCTCCGAGTCAAATGACGAATGTGGAGGGGGAAGAACTATGCCCCTCAGGATGGAACTTCTCCTTTGAGGACTTTAAGCAG GCTATAAAGTCAATCCCCAGGGAGGAGCAGCGAGAAGCAGCACTGACCCAGCTCAATAAGGCAGCGCTGGAGCTGTGTGTTGAACAGAGGCCAACTCAGTCAGACCTTTTGTATCAAACCTG TCTCCAGCTGTGGCGTGAAACAATTGATGGTCTGGTGAGTCACTCTCTGAAGCTGAGATCCCTGCTTGGCTTGCCTGAGAAGGACGCCTATGTAGATGTTGTTCCAGAGGAAACGG CTGTTTTACAGGCTCGTTCTGATACATGTCTGAGACCTGTTCATTCCTTATTTAAACGAAGTACTCTTCAAG TGGAAGTAAAGCAACCTataaaaggaggaaagggagacaGAATAACCAttaggaaagaagagagaaggtcATTTGGTGGTAAGgataaagaaggcaaaaaaagaaccacaaagacagcagggaaagagaaagag GAACGTCCAAGCAGCAGAAAgttaaaagatgagaaaaagctGAAATCTTCCACTTCATCGCAGGAGTTGAAAGAGGGAGCACAGCCTGTGGAAGCTGTACCTACAGATAGAGTGGAACCTCCCCAGGAGCAGGTGGACCCTATTTTGTTTGGGACATACCAGGAGAAACTTTATATTGAA GTTTATGGGCTGCTGGATTCAATGGTGAGCAAAATGGTTTCTTTATTTGaggaactaaagaaaaaagatgctcTAAAGTGGGAGAGCGAAGCCCTTTGTAACTAG